Sequence from the Puntigrus tetrazona isolate hp1 chromosome 11, ASM1883169v1, whole genome shotgun sequence genome:
TGTTTGTGAAGGTAATATCATTCAGAAATAGCTCCAAAACAttgtcattaaacaaaaatgtttttttttttttttttgcattattatacaattgtaaaaacattttacatctgttCTGATTTTTATTGCAGGAGTATTTCAAGCTACAGCCTGAAAGCTTCAGACctgaagatgtttttgtttgtgagtCTCGTTATTCTGCGAAAACCAAGTCCTTCAAAAAGATCAAAATGTGGACGATGCCGCTGAGCTCAGTGAAGTTCGTCCCTCGTGAAGTGCCATTGCCTGTGGTTCGTGTGGCCTCCATGTTTGCACCCAAACAGGACAGCGAGAAGCCTCCTGAGGTGGCAGAGGATGGCAAAGCTGTGCCATTGATTATTGATAAGGTAAAACATATTCTGGCAtatattgaataatatatatgtatatatatatatatgctgcctTACCATCAATCTGTGTCTTTAGGAGAGAGAGGATGCCACTATGGAGGTCAGTAATGGAGAGCCAGGTTGCCAGTACTATGAGCAGCTCTGCTACAATGACATGTGGTTAAAAGTGGGAGACTGTGTCTATATCCGCTCTCATGGGCTTGTACGCAACCGCGTGGGCAGGTAGGGTATTAATGACGAGACCAATGATGAGTTGTGTTGTTCATATTGTGGGTCATTGAAAAGTGCACTATAAAGGTATATCCCGAATTCTGGAAAAGTCTggccttttttaataaatttaaatctaaaagacttttaaatcacattattttacGGTCAATATTTTACTCGCATAACATACAGATCATAACTAATGTTTAAACTACAAACGACAATCCAAGGTCTCACGCTACAATCCAATTTTgagcataatttaaaatgacgcaactttggatgaaagcatcGCTACTGATGGCAGAACCATCGTTTCAGTACTTGTGTGTAATATCAATTATATTATCAAACTTGATGTGACACAGTTTAACAGTGCCACCTGACAACGTCTCTTTATATCTGAATGGATTTGTGTTGTAATAGGATAGAGAAGATGTGGGTGCGAGATGAAGCTGCATACTTTTTTGGCCCCATTTTCATCCATCCCGAGGAGACTGAGCATGAACCTACTAAGATGTTCTACAAGAAGGAAGTGTTCCTCAGTAACCTGGAAGAAACCTGCCCTATGACCTGTATTGGAGGTAACAGTATGTTTGTAGGCCTCTAAAGTTAAGTTCTGAAAACCATCTTTACAACTGTATTATTGGGTGTTTACAAGGCCAGAAGAACTTAAAGAATGCTACTGAGGACTTGATTTGTTAGTTTTACTGATTAAATCTTATCACTATGTCTTCTCCTACATCtggattgtattttttttttcctcagggaaGTGTACAGTGTCTTCTTTCAAGGATTTCCTGTCATGCCGGCCAACTGAAATGCCGGAAGAGAATGTGTTGCTGTGTGAGAGCCGCTACATCGAGAGCGAGAAGCAAATGAAGAAGTTTAAAGGGCTGAAGcgtttctctctgtctgccaAAGTAGTTGAGGATGAAATCTATTACTTCCGGTCAGTTGCTCCATACTTAAAtaatcacttttaaaaaatgtatgtacatatgtaacGCTCATGATCTAAACACGGATTGTTCGTTACTGTCTCAAGTTTGGACACTTGACTCACGCTTTTTGCTTTCTCTGTCAGAAAGCTCATAGTGCCTCAGAAGGAGCCGTCTCCACTGCTGGATAAGAAGATCGAGGAGTTGGAGGCCAAGTTTGCAGATATGACGGATGAAGAGCTGGAGGATTTGGGTGATGATGATGGAGATGGCTCTGATGCTCACTGTATGCGACAGCTTCAGACTCAGCTGACCAGCGACATGGACATGCTGCATTATGCCCCTCCACAGGTCTGCAGTATGCCATTACTGAAAGAAAATCACTTTGTTTAGACTTGCTTGTTTAGAATGGCATTGTAGTAAAACATGAAGAAGAGTCAAGTGTTGCAGTTTAATTCCTGAAAGTTTACTAATTTTGCGCAAGGTCTTTTTTCACATTATGCTTCAAATAGCGATTAtagtcatttactcactcaaGTTTGGTCACTACGTTGGCCCAGTAGACAACACAAAGGAGACACAACGAAATTATGACACAAAGTCATGACACGAGAAACAAGGCACAACCAAATTagcacaacacaacagaaacaggACCCAACACAATGAAATTGAGGCACAGCACAACGAAATTAGCTTAAAACAGTGTAATATTTTGCGTTGTggtgattttgttgtgttttgcacTACTGGGCCACTGTAGGTCACATTTACTTTTGGTCAACAGAATTTTGAATAAATCGATAAATCGATAAAAGACTTTTTGCTAAAAACATTTAGCTAAAATTTCATTAATCACTAATTTGATCATACATTTATGTTATCATAAACTTgaatgacttactttcttctgcattttatttaagaatGCTAGTAACTAAATTATGGACAGCAAAAGACTTTTTCAATTCCTTTTGTGTCGCTCAAAGTCGTACACGCTTGGAAcgtcatgagggtgagtaaatgataagaaaaccctcatttgtgggtgaactagcCTTTGAAGTCTTCACTTTTGAAATGTCTCCActcaacattttgttcaacaTTTCAGGTCtttttttgtggtgtttttagtgcgacaataaaacagcattgttAATCTAAAATGAATTATTGCTCAATAACAGCACAGCTTGCAGCAAAGCAGTAGCTCGAATCCAGTGACAGTGAGTCCTTCTGTGGAAACTCGCTGTATAAAACTGCCTACCCTTAATCCTGTCGATCATAATAAAACTAGGGATTTCGAATGGATGAGAGGATGAATCAAAAGTACCATTAGAAGCTTTTAGGCATGTTTTCTAATGCTAACATTAAATGATCGGTATCTCATTTTGTCCACAGTCCACACCCAAGTCAATTAAGGGTCTGTCAAAGAAGGAGGGGGCGAAGAGAAAGATCAACATGAGTGGCTACATCCTCTTCAGCAGTGAAATGAGAGCTGTCATCAAGGCCCAGCACCCTGACTTCTCCTTTGGAGAACTCAGTCGACTCGTAGGCACAGAGTGGAGGAACCTTGAAGCCACTAAGAAAGCCGAGTACGAAGGTAAAGTGTTGAATTTTTCTACTGTTAGCGAAAGAAAGGACACTGATGCATTGGATACAATGTCTCCAGGTTTTCCATGAAATTGTTTTTATCTTCTGTCATCGATTTAGAGCGAGCAGCAAAGGTAGCGGAGCAtcaggagcgagagagagcagCACATCAGAACTCCCCAAGAGCAGGTACCCCAGTAGGGGCGCTTATGGGGGTAGTACCTCCCCCGACCCCCATGGGGATGCTTAGCCACAGCATGACGCCTATGGCAGGTAACCCCTCTCAGATGTGGTGGACACACTTTTCTGGCGCCACTCAGAGCTGCAATAAGAAGCCGAACTGCTAACACACTCATCCCTAGTGCACTTTTCATCTTCAATCAATCCATTCCTTCTGCAAAACTGACATATTTTGGTGTCTATAATCCTAGATGTTCTAAATGAGGTCTGAATGTGATTTTGAATGCATGGCCTTTGTCATCCATCAAAGAAATATTGCATGAACTGTATCAATAATGAAACTTTACTACCCCTTTTGCACTAGAACACTGCTTAGCCATGGATTCTGTGACGTTTACTCAGAATTCATATGTTTTGCCACTGAACTGAAAGCAGAAAagttcaaattattatttttagatttaggcATCTTTATGTTATGACAAGCTGAATAGAATAGTGCGTAACAAATATGagaaatatattgtaaaacattatatttggtaaaaaaaCAGAATGCACAGTATATCATTTATTGGCCCATAttagacttttatttatttttattatttatgtcatttatcACATACAACAtaacataaagaaagaaagaaagaaagaaagaaagattttttaGTAATTTGATGCAACGgtaatataatacaaagaatagcgttttaaatgtacatagatttttttttaaatgcaaatatgaaaATCTTTTGATGCTTTTGATTTATAGTCGTCAAACGGGTCCATTAAACAAATGttctgttaatttaaaaaaacttaaataaataaataaaaatgaaaaaaagatataaaaatgatGCTTTGACAACTAACTTTAGTTTAAAGTAGTTTGAactacaattactaaaactgtTTACTATTTTAACTAATTACTATTtcattactaaaataacacataaGAAGCAGCCATTGCAGAgatgactttttcacttttcttcATTGGAAATGCATCGGTAGTGGCCAGAGTTATTAGCTCCGGGCCCTCGTAGTgcaaaaggtgtgtgtgtgtgtgtgtgtgtgtgtgcgctgggTTTGACATTTCATCAGCTGACTTTCTCTAATTgtagctttcttttttcatgtaGTGCATGAATTCATTCTCATAACTGCATGATGTACTGATGCATGCATATGTTGTGTCGccaccttcctcttcctccaaAGGCATGATGGGTAGTTACAGGCCACCCATGCAGCCCTTTCAGGGGTCTGTCAATGGCATGATTAACTTGGCCGGCATGCCTCCGCATCCCATGAGGCTGCCTACCTTACCCGTCTACTCCCCGTGGGGTATGCCTAGCATGCCATATCTGGGTAAGGAGCACTTCACAGCCACACGTCCCCCACTTGCAGTTGCTTCCTGTCTGCCTCTCCGATCCTAACAAGAGGGGCTACCTGTACCATAGGCTCAGGGGCTCAACTGAGCAAAACGTCTGCCCTGGCCACGACTAAACCAACTGAAGAGATTCCCAAGACCCTGATAGTTAACAAGAATGACAATATAGTCACCATTTACTCTGCCTTattttgttccaaacatctttctttcatttacagcaaacaaaatgtgaagtttcaatactttacaataaggttttaTTGGTTAACATTCGATAAAGGCATGAAGAATAAAACTGACATCATTTAGTGACCCTCAggttgtttctttcttctgttgaacacaaaagaagatcaTTCTGAGGAATACAGGTAGCCAAACAGAGTTGGCGTTGACTTCCATGGCATGGAAAAAAAGGGGGATAACCAGTTGGGACCATCAGGTGTTTGGTTACTcatattcttcaaaaatatcttctcttgtattcagcagaagaaagaaattcatacagatttgggaCAAGTTtggggtgagctatccctttaagtacattagttaacattaactacagtatttattcatttttagtattttagcatgcatttttaagattAACCGTGGTATTTGTTAGCATGAACACGATCTAAAAATCACAGAAGTTCTGATAATTGGTAGTTTATAACATAATTACTTATGCTAACTAATGAAACCtaattgtaaagtgttatcgAAGATTAAACGTTACCAATATGCTAAAGAATATTCAAGCTCTTTTCCATATCACGAAATTAATTGTGACTTCGGGAAAATCTAAGCTATAAAGCGGACAAGGTCtaaattagacaaaaaaaacagtatatgaAAACACTAGTATGTCAGAATTCATACTATTTATAAAACAGTCGCCCAGATGACTAACTACTTCCATCAAGGTTCAGGGGTGCACATGCAATGCATAAAGTTATTACCCATGAGGCCACAGAAAGGGAATCGTGAATGGCGGGAATAGGATGCAACTAATTCACTATAGgtctgtcacggtgtggtttacaACTTTAATCATTcacatataaagaaataatacctCGGGCAGGTAGGCGGACAGGCAGATAAACGAAACCACACATGATATAGACAAAGTCAGACAAGCTGAATACAAacaacaggacttaaatacacgtaaatacttaataaacgagacacagctgaacacgatAAGACagttaactaaaagtaggtcacacggGGCACacggcacgagacaaaaacaacaaccaaaaggagtccacgtgtgacaaGGTCACATGACGATGACAACGTGgcaaattacattacattacattgttTCTGTCCAGAGGTAGTGCCTACTAAGACAGTATGCCGTCAAAGATGGGGGAAATGCatatctatatttatgtatttaatcccATGTTATTAACCAGTGTCTTTACTACTGACTTTCGATGATCCAATTCGACCTTACTATGCCAAAACGGcacatttgtgtttcatttttgttatcgGTGAATATATGGTGTGCCCTCAACTGTACAGATGTGAATGTACACATTATTCAACCTGAGGTGTATTCATTAAACAGAAAGACCTATGGGACAGCCCCTAGTCACTATATGGTTTTGTTATACGGAGAAGAGCAGCATTTCTCAGTTTCTTTTTGTCTGCGTTCCTGTGGATTCGACCATAAGCTACTACCAGATGCTAACATAAACATAAAGAGCTCTTATTCGCAGTGTATGCCGATTCATCTTTCACAGGTATGAATGGAATGGCCCCAGGTTCTACAGGAAGCACTTATGGGACTCAGGtaatgctcattttaaaaaaaaagtcttctcaTTTATCCCTTAcattattgttaaggggttcaTTTTTGGAGATAGGTCAGGTGGCTTTAGCTGCTGGAAATCAAAGGAAATGAAAGACCAACTTTGTGTTCTTCTAGATGGGTGTGATGAATTCGGGCCAGCAGGCCCCTCCACCCTACCCGGGGCAGGGCCAGGTTGGGCAGCCCGCTCTGCAGCAGCCCTCCACCCCTATATTTGTGGCTCCTCCGCCCAAACCACAGCGACTGCTCCATTCTGAGGCTTACCTGAGATACATAGAAGGACTCAGCGCTGAGTCCAATACTGTCAGCAAATGGGACCAAACGCTCTCCGGTGAGTAAGATGGCAGATTTACGTTATGTTAGTGATCaacttgcatgttttttttttttcccatgagCAATAAAGATACTTAGAGATCAGAGCAGTCAGATGACTTTTATGAATTCTGTCaagtcaaataataataataataataataaatacgttttgcatatattaaaataggttgaattaaaataacattttgtgtaaaTTGAAAACATGGGTGGATGTCCCTGTAGGCTTGTAACATGTGTTATATTTATCACATTCAGTCCAgaataaaaggatttttttacattatatatgtatgtgtgctgtgtatatttattatgtatatataattacacacacatgcatgaatgtatttcagaaacatatgttatgcttatatattaaatgttatatatatatgaatataaatatagacatataaatatttttaaatatattctgtatgtgtgtgtttcgacatatataatacaaatatattaagtaCTTTTTGTAtctgattaattgtttgacagcattaataaatacataaataaatataaaattaagatCATTAACCATTActtcttgtttttaaagaagtatCTTGTGCTCACCATTgtggcatttatttgaccacaaacacaataaatctGTGAAATACtattccaatttaaaataacttaaaattacaattaatatatttctaatgcaatttattaatgtgatgcaaagctaaatgTTCAGCAGCCATTAGTCCAGTGTCATATGAtgtcatataataaataaaaatatatgccatatgataaataaaaagaagtagacagaatagaaaaagaatagagaacTCTAGTGTTAGAtggtcattttaataattacattttactaacTGTTCTTCAAAAGAtactttgatgaatagaaaacttgaagaacagcatttagcattttttttttcactgtctTTTGAGTAATAGCTGTTACACACTATTTACTCACAATTTACAacatttaagaaatgtattaataatgctATGAAAATGTGTATCATCTACTAACAATTTTGATTGCGGACCTAATGCTAGGGTAACACTGGAAATcttaaaatgaccaaataatGTCATTGTGTGTCACTTCAGCTCGCAGAAAAGACGTGCGGCTCACAAAAGAGCAGGAGAGCCGTCTGCCCTCTCATTGGCTGAAGAGTAAGGGCGCTCACAAGACCATGGCCGACGCTCTGTGGCGACTACGGGACCTAATGCTACGAGACACGCTAAACATTCAACAGACGTATAACATCCAAAACCTCTGAAgcgctcctcctcattctcacCCGGCAAGATGAGCTGTTCGTAGTGTTTTAATGTTGTGATCAAATGAAGTTCAGTTTAGGGGTTTGTAATGCTAAATATTGTCTGTTGGCTTTGTTAGTGTCGATGTTTCTTGATAGCACTTTCAATTGGCTGATTTTGTATGTTGGCTATTAAATGTTCTTAGaccaatttaaacattttcataaaatgttgaACTTTAAAAGTGTTGACCTTAATATTTGTGCATTGTACTCTGTGAAGGGTTGAGTTATGATTGTTGTGAGAGAGTGGCCATTTTGGGGTCTTGGTTCAGAAAACGGTATACAACGAAAAGTTAATACGCCTATTTTTCATATCATCCTAGTTGTATTAGCTAAGACATTTTGGAATGGACATCCACTGTCTATTGTTTCAATAAACAAACAGGATATCACTGTTTTCGTATGTCTAGAAAAAGTGTGGggtttttgttatataaaaacataaagtatGTCAGGACTCTTCAATAGCAAATGCTTggaataatgcatttgtttgttctcaccaaggctgcatttatgttaatagagaaaaaaaattatttaaaaatcgcAATCAGTTTATCAGCTTTCCTTGATGAATATTAGCATACATTTTACTTACCACCAGAGTTGgataatattaaaactattcatataatattaaaactatttcaattactttatCATATAACTAATTagctttgattatattttattacatttacttttttattacttagTCAATTTCAGAACAATGTTTTTAACTGTCATTTTGAAACGTAGCAGGCAAGGTTACATATACAGTACTCTGATTACTACAGACTTTCAATATCACTTGAATTTcaaagttttgaattcttcGCTTGAATTTAGattataataattgcattttaaaccacGAAATCGAACTTTAATCGAACTTTAAAACCATGAATTCGAACTTTAAGCGcctctttttacatttaagatcATTCTGAGGTTAAACGCGGCTAAATGCGGgcttataacaataataacaagaaTCAGTTTAATAGCTatgatactgtttttaaaatcaaatctttgcataGCTATGACACCGCAGGGTTGATTTGgagcagcaacaacaaaagttaattttaaaacaaaaaaacataaatacaagtGTCCTAAAAAGTGTCATTACCAAACAAAATCTATCATATTagtatgtgtgtgaaaatgttCTGTAGGAACATtggtttttttcccattttgtatgtatgtgtgtgtgtgtgtgtgtgtgtgtgtgtgtgtgtgtgtgtgtgtgtgtgtgtgtgtgtttaagtgcaCTCGCTActttgaaaagctttttttttttttttttttgttggtccGCCATGTTGGTGACGTCACTCAGGAGGGAATGAATGAAGCGTCATCCTTCAGGAGCAGCTTCTGCAGCGCGAGGCCTCACAGCACGCGCAAACACCGACTTCGGGCAGGACTAATTAAACTCATTCACCTCTAAATCACAACACATAAGCGGCGGAGCATGTGGCGCGCCGGAGCGGTGAGTTTTGCGCTAATCGCGTGTTTTTTTCGCGCGTCGCTGTGCGCGGAGGGGCTGGTGAATGAAGACGTGAAGCGCACGCTGGACCTGAGCTCGCACCTCGCGAAGATCACGGCGGAGATCCAGCTCGCGAATCACGGAGCCTCGCGAGTCAACGGCTTCACCCTCGCGCTGGAGGCCGAGCTCGCGCCGCACCTGGCCTTCGTCGGTGCATCTGTGAGTAAATTCACGTTGAACGATAAATGCATGCGTAAAGACGAAGAGTCTCTTTGATTGCTGTCACTTAAAGACCGATTGACTCCATTTTAAATTGTCCTGTCACATCTCCCTTGCACAATTCACTCATGCTgtgcttattttattataagaaGTTATTTCTTAACTGTATATCAGCATTGAGACAATAGATAGTGCAACTTTTCATACACTGCAGCCGGAGCTAGCTATACGTTTAATTTTACGTTTGCACTTGTTTTTACAAAGGAGAAACTTAATAAGCGTAGTTAAGATGTGATGCTCGTTCAAACAAATACTTATAATGAATGTATGATATGACACACTTGGCGTTATTGAGGTGTTTTATGAAGAAGTTAGCATTAGCAGTGGGTGTGCAGCGCACTTCCGCTTTGCTCTGTCAGTGCCAGCGTGACACGTAAGCTCTGGATAGACGATTCACTTCCGTGCTGTATCACTAATGCAATATTATACCCCCCAAAAACGCGTAACCTTGGTAACTTGCTCCTAATAAAGACGTTGGTTTCTCGTGCTTAAAACAGGAGATGAACCAACTATGTATTTTACAAGCACTGAATAATCCACATATCAAGCGCTCGTTTGCAGGTAGTTGACTTTGAACTTTAAACAGAGACTAAACGCAATATGGGTTTATGTATCTGCCGTTGtggggtttgtttgttttgtttttaactttagaCTACATGTTAGGAAACTGTTCTAGATGTAAGACAGGTTTCGTATCTTTACCAGGTGAAGggtgaagaagaggaggatgaaagTCTGGAGCTGAAAGAGACAACTGTTCATGGACAGAGGTAAACTCTGAGGGAAACTACCAGTGTAGTGATTTGAATTAGGGCTGCATGATAATCGTTAAAGTGATCATCacattcattgtgtgtgtgtgtgtgtgtgtgtgtgtgtgtgtgtgtgtgtgtgtatgtatatgtgacAATCAATTAGCCACTACTTTCCTACATTATGAAAACTTGACAAGCTTGATAAAAAATCGACAACTGagaaattactattattatttccaaCAATTCCAGTGATTTTTAAgattattaagaaataaaacattgtgtgtaaattaagttttttggGAGGGGGTGTAGACCCTTTGTGATTGTGATAAACTGATTTATCTTGCAGGCATCAGatgtagtgttttgttttgctgtatactttttatgtatatatgtttgtatataccCTCCTTCCTGCAGTGGTAAGTTCTTCGAGGCACAGTTACCGTCGTCTCTTGCTCCGGGGGCTAAACTGCGGGTGAAGGTCGAGACGGTGTTCAGCCACGTGCTGAAGCCCTTCCCCACCCACATCACCCAAGCCGAGAGACAGCTGGTGGTCTTCCAGGGGAACCATTACCTGTACTCCCCGTACCCCACCCGCTCCCAGACCACCCGCGTTCGGCTGGCCTCCAAAACCGTGGAGAGCTACACCAAGCTGGGAAACCCCACCAAGAGTGACGAGAGCGTCGAGTACGGACCTTTCAAAGATGTTCCTCCCTTCAGCCAGGTGACTTGCAATGCAATGCATCCATCTATTAACGAATCTGCTGATGTGTGTTGCATTCGTTCTCCTACtgattttaaatggtagtgtttACCTTGTTGAAAACTGCTGGTTTGTAGGATGCCATGAAGATCCACTATGAGAACAACACGCCTTTCCTCACCATCAGCAGCATCACTCGCACCATCGAGGTCTCTCACTGGGGCAACATCGCCGTGGAGGAGACCATTGACCTGAGACACACCGGTGCTTACCTGAAGGGGCCTTTCTCCCGTTATGACTACCAGAGGCAGTCCGACAGCGGCATTTCATCAGTCAAATCTTTCAAGGTGACGTAATTCTTTAGTATTTAGCAAAATGACAACCGGTTCAGCTAAAAGTGTCATCCTAGATGCCAACTTTAAAAAGCAACTTTTATAAACCATCTTAAGTAGAGGAAACATTTGGTTTTCTTCAACTTGCATTTACTTGTTCTTGCAGACCATCCTCCCAGCCTCTGCTCAGGACGTGTATTACCGTGATGAGATCGGGAACATCTCCACATCTCACCTCCAAGTCCTAGATGATTCCGTCGAGGTTGAAATCCGTCCCCGTTTCCCTCTGTTCGGTGGCTGGAAAACACATTACATCATTGGTTATAATCTTCCCAGCTACGAGTATCTCTACAATCTGGGTGAGTGTCTGGTATCGAGTTCACAGTTTCAAGTGCTTCAGTTTAAACTTATTACAAATGCCCCATCCTTTTGTGCTTTAGGAGATCAGTATGCTCTGAAAATGCGTCTGGTGGATCATGTTTATGATGACCAAGTTATTGACCAACTAACTGTGAAACTGATCCTT
This genomic interval carries:
- the rpn1 gene encoding dolichyl-diphosphooligosaccharide--protein glycosyltransferase subunit 1 encodes the protein MWRAGAVSFALIACFFRASLCAEGLVNEDVKRTLDLSSHLAKITAEIQLANHGASRVNGFTLALEAELAPHLAFVGASVKGEEEEDESLELKETTVHGQSGKFFEAQLPSSLAPGAKLRVKVETVFSHVLKPFPTHITQAERQLVVFQGNHYLYSPYPTRSQTTRVRLASKTVESYTKLGNPTKSDESVEYGPFKDVPPFSQDAMKIHYENNTPFLTISSITRTIEVSHWGNIAVEETIDLRHTGAYLKGPFSRYDYQRQSDSGISSVKSFKTILPASAQDVYYRDEIGNISTSHLQVLDDSVEVEIRPRFPLFGGWKTHYIIGYNLPSYEYLYNLGDQYALKMRLVDHVYDDQVIDQLTVKLILPEGARNIHLDTPYPITRSQDELHYTYLDTFGRPVLVATKNNLVEQHIQDVVVHYTFNKILMLQEPLLVVGAFYILFFTVIIYVRLDFSITKDPAAEVRMKVASITEQVLTLVNKRLGLYRHMDEVVNRYKQTRDTGALNSGRKTLEAEHRTLSNDISALQARLKAEGSDLAEKVGEIQKLDNQLKDLVCRSCQEAERLVAGKVKKDAYIDSDKTLSGKRQELVSRIDSLLDAL